One window of Nocardioides dongkuii genomic DNA carries:
- a CDS encoding MFS transporter, with amino-acid sequence MTTTEAPATRDDEELGGRRFVLAVLALAVGGFAIGTTEFVTMGLLPQIAEGIGVSEPKAGHVISAYALGVVAGVPLLSFFATSLPRRGLLVALMGAYAVFNVLSAVATGYGMLTFARFLDGLPHGAYFGVASLVAASLAEPRHRGRAVAGVMLGLSVANVIGVPVATWVGQHLGWRSAYVMTAVIALLTMALVLAFVPSVPGDKGATGAKEAREFFGRRQVWLTLAAGAIGFGGLFAVYSYIATTVTDVAGLTEGSVPFFLLAFGLGMVAGTWVAGEVARWSVLQSLVWSGVGSAILMLVFWVVSPYGWWLLPVVFSITAVGSVLVTNLQLRLMDVAGDAVTLGAAMNHAALNSANALGAWLGGLVIAAGYGYRAPALVGAALSVLGVVILLWSAVSHRNGERAAADAA; translated from the coding sequence ATGACGACCACCGAGGCCCCTGCCACTCGCGACGACGAGGAGCTGGGCGGGCGACGGTTCGTGCTCGCGGTGCTCGCCCTCGCCGTGGGCGGGTTCGCCATCGGCACGACCGAGTTCGTGACCATGGGCCTGCTGCCGCAGATCGCCGAGGGCATCGGCGTCTCCGAGCCCAAGGCCGGCCACGTGATCTCGGCGTACGCCCTGGGCGTCGTCGCGGGTGTCCCGCTCCTCTCCTTCTTCGCCACCTCGCTCCCGCGACGGGGGCTGCTGGTGGCCCTGATGGGCGCATACGCGGTGTTCAACGTGCTCAGCGCGGTGGCCACCGGCTACGGGATGCTGACCTTCGCGCGCTTCCTCGACGGGCTCCCGCACGGCGCCTACTTCGGGGTCGCCAGCCTGGTGGCGGCGAGCCTCGCGGAGCCGCGGCACCGCGGCCGGGCGGTCGCTGGCGTGATGCTGGGCCTCTCGGTGGCGAACGTGATCGGCGTCCCGGTGGCGACCTGGGTCGGCCAGCACCTCGGCTGGCGGTCGGCATACGTGATGACCGCGGTGATCGCGCTGCTGACCATGGCGCTGGTGCTGGCGTTCGTGCCGTCCGTGCCCGGCGACAAGGGGGCCACCGGCGCCAAGGAGGCGCGTGAGTTCTTCGGCCGCCGCCAGGTCTGGCTGACGCTCGCCGCCGGCGCGATCGGGTTCGGCGGGCTGTTCGCGGTCTACTCCTACATCGCCACGACCGTCACCGACGTGGCCGGGCTGACCGAGGGGTCGGTGCCGTTCTTCCTGCTCGCGTTCGGTCTCGGCATGGTCGCCGGCACCTGGGTGGCGGGCGAGGTGGCCCGCTGGTCGGTGCTGCAGTCGCTCGTCTGGTCCGGCGTCGGGTCGGCGATCCTGATGCTGGTCTTCTGGGTGGTCTCGCCGTACGGCTGGTGGCTGCTGCCCGTGGTCTTCTCGATCACCGCCGTCGGGTCGGTGCTGGTCACCAACCTGCAGCTGCGCCTGATGGACGTGGCCGGCGACGCGGTCACCCTGGGGGCGGCGATGAACCACGCCGCGCTCAACAGCGCCAACGCGCTCGGCGCGTGGCTCGGCGGGCTCGTGATCGCGGCCGGCTACGGCTACCGCGCGCCCGCCCTGGTCGGCGCGGCGCTGTCGGTGCTGGGCGTGGTGATCCTGCTGTGGTCGGCGGTCAGCCACCGCAACGGGGAGCGCGCGGCGGCCGACGCCGCCTGA
- a CDS encoding ATP-binding cassette domain-containing protein, translating into MSTATLPEADTGRPVVPPTDSPARRVDWRRLRGRVAGIALVGSMLAAIGQTLGTVVAGQIAEDPAPGLVGLLALCVVGAALLDTAGRTAWAGVVDRAEGRLRADLLDAALHQPLGMLSEQAVGEVLDRVDDDTHEVGALVRRQVWDALRTVFAVVPMWIVAGLTWWPAWVLFPLFGAGTILVVRPLLAEVAERKVLEEMAWTDHAAAMEEGVTARDDVRASLGQAHVVRRCAEQSARVHELFLRVLEVETRIARRAGVLLHGLLAAVGVIGVALAAGGDLSVARLVTLFLVTTTFVGQIDQVARHLPDLQAGVGALMRLRQLLGTEPEPVGGLPVPPGPVDLELRDLHFAYEEGTFALRDVSLRVPAGQTCALVGRTGSGKSTLAALVSRAVDPPRGTVLLGGADVLDLDLQQLRAAVGVVTQRTEILAGTLAENVTLFHDLPRAAVEAAVTELGLDDWVAGLPEGLDTPLGPGGTTLSAGEEQLVAFARLLVRDVSVVVLDEATARMDPLTESLVVRAADRLLVGRTGILVAHRLSTTARADVVAVLDAGRVVQQGPRAQLATAPGPFRTLLDAGGAEPEVEHAGTPTAVGGVRRSGPPPSLPEVGTGPTLTRGIVSALLVEPRWGVVGAVLFLAAALVGAYGALTGFVWGHLVEDLQDGGEPIGLTVALVASLLVAPLLLASAFLRYPRWWIEVMLRVRMTVLAGQTEQHRLTRTPAGEVVARAMDADRYVRYADRWVDLVNGLVIVAVTAAASVNLLAGGVLLTVMVASALASTAGRPIAGRSATESSAARARFGRSLVSALESARTVKLAAATPAVHRHLRRVDGGRVDAAVREHRVQAVLDGVPVVLVQCGVVAAWGIHEAGGWGLATALLVANAVNGFDWFGRVAGSVITEAPGTRSWQRTTSRLAGGVDLMQLPPGVDLVSGAAPDPAPVQRVPLRTLELRGVDAVHDDGTRGVVGVDLTVQAGELVLLLGQVGSGKSSLLGVLAGLVAHTGSVRWNGTEVDDAQTFLRPAQVAHVAQVPRVLSGTFADNIRLGHPRALEQAIADARLESDVADAGGPDAVVGHRGVRLSGGQVQRLALARALAAETELLLADDVSSALDAATEIELWQALRQRGTTVLGATSKRAALAQADRVVVLVDGEIAASGPWRELEGRWAHLAG; encoded by the coding sequence ATGAGCACCGCCACCCTCCCCGAGGCCGACACCGGCCGCCCGGTCGTCCCGCCGACCGACAGCCCCGCCCGCCGTGTCGACTGGCGCCGCCTGCGGGGCCGGGTCGCCGGCATCGCCCTCGTCGGCTCGATGCTCGCCGCGATCGGCCAGACGCTCGGCACGGTCGTCGCCGGCCAGATCGCCGAGGACCCCGCCCCGGGCCTGGTCGGCCTGCTGGCGTTGTGCGTGGTCGGGGCGGCGCTGCTCGACACCGCCGGCCGCACCGCCTGGGCCGGCGTCGTCGACCGGGCCGAGGGCCGGCTGCGCGCCGACCTCCTCGACGCGGCGCTGCACCAGCCGCTCGGGATGCTCTCCGAGCAGGCGGTCGGCGAGGTGCTCGACCGGGTCGACGACGACACCCACGAGGTCGGCGCGCTGGTGCGCCGCCAGGTCTGGGACGCGCTGCGCACCGTGTTCGCGGTCGTGCCGATGTGGATCGTCGCCGGCCTGACCTGGTGGCCGGCGTGGGTGCTGTTCCCGCTGTTCGGCGCCGGCACCATCCTCGTCGTCCGGCCGCTGCTGGCCGAGGTCGCCGAGCGCAAGGTGCTCGAGGAGATGGCCTGGACCGACCACGCGGCGGCGATGGAGGAGGGCGTCACGGCCCGCGACGACGTGCGCGCGAGCCTGGGCCAGGCCCACGTCGTACGCCGGTGCGCGGAGCAGTCGGCGCGGGTGCACGAGTTGTTCCTGCGGGTGCTCGAGGTCGAGACCCGGATCGCCCGGCGCGCCGGGGTGCTGCTGCACGGCCTGCTCGCGGCCGTCGGGGTGATCGGCGTCGCGCTCGCCGCCGGGGGAGACCTGTCCGTCGCCCGGCTGGTCACCCTGTTCCTGGTCACGACCACCTTCGTCGGGCAGATCGACCAGGTGGCGCGCCACCTGCCCGACCTCCAGGCCGGCGTCGGGGCCCTGATGCGGCTGCGCCAGCTGCTCGGCACCGAGCCGGAGCCGGTCGGCGGGCTGCCGGTGCCCCCGGGCCCGGTCGACCTCGAGCTGCGCGACCTGCACTTCGCCTACGAGGAGGGCACCTTCGCGCTGCGCGACGTGTCGCTGCGGGTGCCGGCGGGGCAGACCTGCGCCCTGGTCGGGCGCACCGGCTCCGGCAAGTCCACGCTGGCGGCGCTGGTGTCCCGCGCGGTCGACCCGCCCCGGGGCACCGTCCTCCTCGGGGGCGCCGACGTCCTCGACCTCGACCTCCAGCAGCTGCGGGCAGCGGTCGGGGTGGTCACCCAGCGCACCGAGATCCTCGCCGGCACCCTCGCCGAGAACGTCACGCTCTTCCACGACCTCCCGCGCGCCGCGGTCGAGGCCGCGGTCACCGAGCTCGGCCTCGACGACTGGGTCGCCGGCCTGCCCGAGGGGCTGGACACGCCGCTCGGCCCCGGCGGCACCACGCTCTCGGCGGGGGAGGAGCAGCTGGTCGCCTTCGCGCGGCTGCTGGTCCGCGACGTCAGCGTGGTCGTGCTCGACGAGGCGACCGCCCGGATGGACCCGCTCACCGAGTCGCTGGTCGTGCGCGCCGCCGACCGGCTGCTCGTCGGCCGCACCGGCATCCTGGTCGCCCACCGGCTCTCGACGACGGCCCGCGCCGACGTCGTGGCCGTGCTGGACGCGGGCCGCGTGGTCCAGCAGGGGCCGCGGGCCCAGCTCGCCACGGCGCCCGGGCCGTTCCGCACGCTGCTCGACGCGGGCGGCGCCGAGCCGGAGGTCGAGCACGCCGGCACGCCGACGGCCGTCGGCGGCGTACGCCGGTCCGGCCCGCCGCCGTCGCTGCCCGAGGTCGGCACCGGGCCCACCCTGACCCGCGGCATCGTCTCCGCGCTGCTGGTGGAGCCGCGGTGGGGCGTGGTCGGCGCCGTCCTCTTCCTGGCCGCCGCGCTGGTGGGCGCGTACGGCGCGCTCACCGGCTTCGTCTGGGGCCACCTGGTCGAGGACCTCCAGGACGGCGGCGAGCCGATCGGGCTCACCGTGGCGCTGGTCGCGTCGCTGCTCGTCGCGCCGCTGCTGCTGGCCAGCGCGTTCCTGCGCTACCCGCGGTGGTGGATCGAGGTGATGCTGCGGGTGCGGATGACGGTGCTCGCCGGCCAGACCGAGCAGCACCGGTTGACCCGCACGCCCGCCGGCGAGGTCGTGGCGCGGGCGATGGACGCCGACCGCTACGTGCGGTACGCCGACCGCTGGGTCGACCTCGTGAACGGCCTGGTGATCGTGGCCGTCACCGCGGCCGCCAGCGTCAACCTGCTCGCCGGCGGGGTGCTGCTGACGGTCATGGTGGCCTCGGCCCTCGCCTCGACGGCGGGTCGCCCGATCGCGGGCCGGTCGGCGACCGAGTCGTCGGCGGCGCGAGCGCGGTTCGGGCGCTCGCTGGTCTCCGCGCTCGAGTCGGCCCGCACGGTCAAGCTCGCCGCGGCCACCCCCGCGGTCCACCGCCACCTGCGCCGGGTCGACGGGGGGCGCGTGGACGCGGCCGTGCGCGAGCACCGGGTCCAGGCGGTCCTCGACGGGGTCCCGGTGGTGCTGGTGCAGTGCGGCGTGGTCGCCGCCTGGGGGATCCACGAGGCGGGCGGCTGGGGCCTCGCGACCGCGCTGCTGGTGGCCAACGCGGTCAACGGCTTCGACTGGTTCGGTCGGGTCGCGGGGTCGGTGATCACCGAGGCTCCCGGCACCCGCTCCTGGCAGCGGACGACCAGCCGGCTGGCCGGTGGGGTCGACCTGATGCAGCTGCCGCCCGGCGTCGACCTGGTCAGCGGGGCGGCGCCCGACCCGGCCCCGGTCCAGCGGGTGCCGCTGCGCACCCTCGAGCTGCGCGGCGTCGACGCCGTCCACGACGACGGCACCCGCGGGGTCGTCGGGGTCGACCTCACGGTGCAGGCGGGCGAGCTGGTGCTGCTCCTGGGCCAGGTGGGGTCCGGCAAGTCCAGCCTGCTCGGGGTGCTTGCGGGCCTGGTCGCCCACACCGGCTCGGTGCGCTGGAACGGCACCGAGGTCGACGATGCCCAGACGTTCCTCCGGCCCGCGCAGGTCGCCCACGTCGCGCAGGTGCCCCGGGTGCTCTCCGGCACCTTCGCCGACAACATCCGCCTCGGGCACCCGCGGGCGCTCGAGCAGGCGATCGCCGACGCGCGGCTGGAGTCCGACGTCGCCGACGCCGGTGGGCCGGACGCGGTGGTCGGGCACCGCGGCGTACGGCTCTCCGGGGGGCAGGTGCAGCGCCTCGCCCTGGCCCGCGCCCTGGCCGCCGAGACCGAGCTGCTGCTCGCCGACGACGTCTCCAGCGCCCTGGACGCCGCCACCGAGATCGAGCTCTGGCAGGCGCTGCGCCAGCGCGGGACGACCGTGCTGGGCGCGACCTCCAAGCGGGCGGCGCTCGCGCAGGCCGACCGGGTCGTGGTGCTCGTCGACGGCGAGATCGCCGCGAGCGGGCCGTGGCGCGAGCTCGAGGGACGGTGGGCCCACCTCGCCGGGTGA